In Bombus huntii isolate Logan2020A unplaced genomic scaffold, iyBomHunt1.1 ctg00000213.1, whole genome shotgun sequence, the following proteins share a genomic window:
- the LOC126877681 gene encoding omega-amidase NIT2-like, producing the protein PNVFNFSNILAFRLALVQLEVNEVKRKNVERAVSYISSAKERNADIIALPECFNSPYGIQYFRKYAESIPDGETSVALSNAAKENNIYVVGGTMPEIEGDKLYNTCTIWGPDGTLIAKHRKVHLFDIDIPNKITFRESDSLSPGNSLTTFDVKGCKIGIGICYDIRFEEMARIYRNKGCQMLIYPAAFNMTTGPLHWSLLQRSRANDNQLYVACISPARVPSASYVAWGHTQLTNPWGEILYDLETQENMAVTDIDLKVVEEVRAQIPTFSQRRTDLYDTVCKKE; encoded by the exons CCGAATGTATTTAACTTTTCCAACATTTTAGCATTTCGCTTGGCGTTGGTACAACTTGAAGTAAATGAAGTAAAACGCAAAAATGTAGAGCGGGCAGTTTCCTACATTTCTAGCGCAAAAGAGCGCAATGCTGATATTATAGCTCTTCCTGAATGCTTTAATTCACCATATggaatac agtactttcgaaaatacgccgagagtattcctgatggtgaaacgagcgttgctttatcgaatgcagctaaagaaaacaacatctatgtagttggtggtacgatgcctgaaatagagggcgataaattgtacaatacctgtactatttggggtcccgatggaactttgatagcaaaacaccgaaag gtacatctattcgacatcgacattcctaataagattacttttcgagagagtgattcactcagtcctggtaactccctaacgacgttcgatgtgaagggctgcaaaataggtattggcatatgctatgatattagattcgaggaaatggcacgcatttatcggaacaaag gttgccaaatgctgatatatccagcggcattcaatatgaccactggaccactgcactggtcattacttcagcgttccagagcgaatgataatcaattatacgttgcttgcatatcaccggctcgtgttccttcagcaagttacgtcgcatgggggcatacacagttgaccaatccctggggagagattctttacgatttggaaactcaagagaatatggcagtcaccgatatcg atctaaaagttgttgaggaagtaagggctcagatacctacattttctcagagacgtacagatttgtacgacactgtctgtaagaaggagtaa